The following DNA comes from Rhipicephalus microplus isolate Deutch F79 chromosome 6, USDA_Rmic, whole genome shotgun sequence.
ACAAGTCCGCCAGGGACTACAAGCCGCCATTGACGCAGTGGACGGTTTCGTCACAGGCATCGGTCTCCAGCTCTCAGCCGCCAAGACGCAGGCCATGCGCGTCCACCCGGAGCACACGAAGTGCTTCGTCGGTGCGCAGTTCGTCCTTCGCGGCCACCGACTCCCGTGGAAGCGCAAAGTGCGCTATGTTGGCCTCACAATAGACCACCGGCTTAACTGGAGCCCCGCACTGGCGTCCATCCGCAGCGACACACGGAGGATTGACGGCATGGCCTCCCGCATTCTTGCCAATGACGGGGGCTGCTCCCCGGACATCGCACTGCGTTTTTTCAACGTGGTAGCGTCTGCCAGGGTTCTCTATGCCGTCCCGCTTGTCGCACTACGACCTGTGCAATGGGCTGCGCTGGACAACCTCCTTCGTGGCGTGGTATACCTCCTGTATGGCCTGCCACGCACGTCGCCGATCGGCCCCACCCTGGCGGAGGCTGGCGAGACGTCCCTCTCACTTCGGGCGAGAGGCAGTGCGTTACGCCACATACACCGCATGTACCTCACGTCCGAGGGAcgacgcatggctggacgactcCTTGATCGTCCCCACTCGGGCATGGGTCAGCGCGCCTTGAAGTACGCTGCGCTCGGGCCCGACCCGCCTTACTGCGGCTTGATCCCGATCCCGCCGCACCAATATCCTGGTCTCGAGATCAACACCACCATTCCTCGCATCAGATCAAAAAAGCACACGCCTTGGTCTGCCCTCCACCAGGAGGCTGTCGCGACGATAGAGGAGCGGCTCACCGGCCGAGTCCTGCTGTACCCCAACGGCTCAGTCGTGGGAGATGGGTCGGCGGCAGCCGCTTGTTTCGCCCCATCCCTTGGCATCCATGTAAAGTGCCGCCTTCCCCTGAGTGCCCTTTCCACTGCTGCTGCACATGCCGCGCTTGATCTCACGGCAGATCAACTCGTTGACTTCCTGCCCCAGTCGGCAGCAGTGGTGTGTGACTCTCGCGCCGCCCTCCTCACACTTGCTCGGGGAGAACGTGGCGCCCCCGTTGCGCAACGCCTCGCGCGGAAGTTCGCGGTGATCGCCCGGAATGGTTGTGATGttacgactgaaaatagcgctaaaaacgagtacacaagaagaggacacacagcacaggcgctaacttccaacataatgtttattaccaccgcacgctcgcctatatcacaaaaaatatcacatgacatgaaagatgcgcacaaaaaattaatttcttagaaaatacaattctttatcactaagcgtaagagagggagtgctgacgcacttagaccccagtgaagcaatagcctcagcctcaataatctctctagtaagcttatcgaacattctcttgataactgtgcatgcattgaatatcggcgcgcagccgcaggatttacaatgtatggccaaccaactcccctggccgtttttcacattattacaatgttctcttaatcgatcattaaggcaacggcccgtctgtccaatgtactctttaccacaagaaagcgggatgcgaaatttcgacagtgttgtgATGTTGTGTTCCAGTGGGTGCCGTCTCATGTTGGACTACCTGGAAACGAGACAGCGGACGCACTCGCCAAGGAGGCTCACCACCCCAACACACCCATTTCGACGTTCATCGGCGCGAGCGATGTTGCGCATCTTCGTAttgcgcgccatgtgcgcgcttcACACCCGGACTCACGTGTGGCTGCAGGACTCCCCCCACGACCGCTGCCGCGTACCGGCATCAACAGGCGTGCCCGGGCCTTCCTGCTTCGGCTTCGCACCTACTGTTCCCGCACCGCTGCAAGGCAGTTTCGATTCACCAGCAGTTGGAGCCCTTCGTGTGCCGAATGCCCGGCAGAGGAGACCACCGAGCACATCCTGCTACACTGCCCAGGCTACAGGGAACAACGCCGGCGGCTCTTCGACGCCTACGGTCATCTGGGACTTCCACACGTGAGCCTCGACCACCTCCGGTTCCCCCAGGCCCCCTGCTCGAGCCTCATGCGGGCCTTCGAGGCCCTACTCGCGTTCTTCGGCGACGCCGCTCTCATCGCGCGCCTCTAGCGTGGCCCGCACGCACGTGGCCGTGTTTGCTTACGTGCCGGGCCGTGCCCACCTCCTCTGCGGCTTCGCCCTCATCGCGCGCCCCGCAACCACGTGTCTGTGTTTATTTACACTGCGGGCCATGCCCACCTCCTCTCACTCTTGCCGCGTGGTGCTCCTGTTCCCTCTCCATTgcggctcgcctgactgctttccccTTCCCGAACAGCCTCGGCTGCGTCCGAGACAGCCCTCTGTGTTCTCTCTCTCCTATCCTTTCCTTCTCAACCTTAcctccctctccccttcccccgcGCGGAGCCGTGTGGGTGACTTCACTTGAAAGACagtaacagctccgcgcttttctcttcactttccccATTAAAGAACCTCttcagtttcgctccgtcagtcgaggtgatcggacgctcGCACCATGGCCCGCTCCCGGTGGGACTAGCGCCGCCCTTTCGTCGTGGTCTAAAGGAGCTGTTGGTTGGCTCGAGTGACACGAGACCCGCTGTTCGCATGCGGTGACCCGGCGGACTCCTGCACAGGTTTTTCGTCGGTTTTCGCAGGTTTTTGGTGAGGTTTCTTTGTCCCTTTCTACCTTTTTTTTCCAGGTTAGGCTAGCTTCTAACTGACTTGGTAGCCTCGTGGTGGTTCTACCACGATGACTACCAATCTGCTCTCGCAGATTAGGCCGCGGGTGCACTACACACGCGTGCCTAGGGGCGTCGGCAGTGCCTACATTTGCAGGGAGCTCGTGAAGCGTTTCCAGCTCAGTGAGCTGAAATGTGTACAGGATTATGGCTTAGGGAAGTTTGAGGTGACGTTCGCGAACGACGAGGCGAGTCGGCGGTTTTCCGACGATCCAGTCCTCGCCATTCGCGATGCGAAGATGAGGTTTCAGTACCGAGGTGTTCGGGTCAAGGTGGTGCGCGTCATTGGCTTCCCGGCGGATGCGGATGTGCGCATCATAGCGCAACTGTTGGCGAGGTATGGAAATGTTTTGGATGTGACGCGAGAGGAATCAGCGTATCTGCCGGGAATCTGGAGTGGCGTCCTCGTGGTCAAAATGGAGATGCACAAGACTGTCCCCAACCTCATCGAGGTGAGGGATGTCATAGTCCAGTTTGAGTATGAGGGTGTCGCGCGGGTTTGCCGGCGCTTCTTCAGAACCGGACACCATGCGGCGAAGTGCACTGTACCACAGTGTGTGCGCTGTGGGGCTTTTGGTCACGACCAGTGCGCGGTCAAATGCAAGTACTGCGGCGGCGATCATGGCCCCTCACAGTGCAAGGCGCGGACGACTTCGTCGGCCACCCCGTCTGTAGCCTCTTCTTCTTCCCGGGAGCAGGTGAGCGGCGCTGCGGAGGATCGGGAGGCTGCTCCAGGGGACGCCGAGGGCTCAACCCAGCCACAGCCGGAGCCCAATAGCGAACGGGCTGCAGGAGGGGAAGAGCAGGAGGTGGGGTCGGAATTAGCTGAGGCCCTCGCCCTCTCTGCTGCCGCCGAGCCGTCGCCAGCCTCGCCTGCCGGTGCGCCCGGGACCAGCCCTGCTGACGCGCCTGCTGCCGGGGAGAAGGAGGAAACCATGAGCTGGTCGGACACTGTTCGGGGCAAGAATCGGCGCGCCAACTGATCACCAGGGCCCTCCAAGGAGAGGCTGGCGGCGGCTCCGAGCGACGGCCCCGGCAGCCCTCAGGACGACCTTCCGGTTCCGAAGCgagccgcagcgacagagtccgacGAGGAGTCCACCTCGTCGACTGTCACGGACAGTACCACGGGTGAGTTGAACAACAGTTCTTCTTGCCCTAACTGTGGACAGGGCAATTGCGAGTGTTCGTTATTGTCTAACACAGTGTACTCGTCCACGAACGAGGATTCCCTCTCCGAGGGGGACTCTCGTTCATAGGTTTATGTTAGGTAGCGtttcagcagctgatacctttgagtatctgctgtttctttctcttctgtga
Coding sequences within:
- the LOC142765159 gene encoding uncharacterized protein LOC142765159, whose translation is MLRYLEAFLRGRSFRVRVAGELSGPRVVSTGVPQGSVLSPFLFNAALARLIDHIPRDTAYEVRAAVYADDIALFTCGPTLRGQQVRQGLQAAIDAVDGFVTGIGLQLSAAKTQAMRVHPEHTKCFVGAQFVLRGHRLPWKRKVRYVGLTIDHRLNWSPALASIRSDTRRIDGMASRILANDGGCSPDIALRFFNVVASARVLYAVPLVALRPVQWAALDNLLRGVVYLLYGLPRTSPIGPTLAEAGETSLSLRARGSALRHIHRMYLTSEGRRMAGRLLDRPHSGMGQRALKYAALGPDPPYCGLIPIPPHQYPGLEINTTIPRIRSKKHTPWSALHQEAVATIEERLTGRVLLYPNGSVVGDGSAAAACFAPSLGIHVKCRLPLSALSTAAAHAALDLTADQLVDFLPQSAAVATARLSNVLFTTRKRDAKFRQCCDVVFQWVPSHVGLPGNETADALAKEAHHPNTPISTFIGASDVAHLRIARHVRASHPDSRVAAGLPPRPLPRTGINRRARAFLLRLRTYCSRTAARQFRFTSSWSPSCAECPAEETTEHILLHCPGYREQRRRLFDAYGHLGLPHVSLDHLRFPQAPCSSLMRAFEALLAFFGDAALIARL